A stretch of Ranitomeya variabilis isolate aRanVar5 chromosome 3, aRanVar5.hap1, whole genome shotgun sequence DNA encodes these proteins:
- the GPA33 gene encoding cell surface A33 antigen isoform X1 translates to MVWGSLQSVTRFGHRAPRRAATMLRGEQVVVYLCTVLIAVGAITVQAPQKVVEAARGKSAKLQCQYQTTVTDFSGSSIWWKKLPEETVALAFLGSRNQSDEQYKDRVSFTGSFKTNDASIVIDQLRMDDNGTYQCEVQIPDDFKGTRSVKMDLVVLVAPSKPVCGIEGTTEYGQTIKLTCNSEEGSPIPSYSWKSYTPQDVERALPQTAVIEKGELTLKNISMESSGFFLCTSTNKIGTDFCNITLAVTAPSMNIALYAGVIGGSLLGIIAIGVIAYCCCCRDRDDKEDYEMGDREEEEEEEPEQQPQQKKQMQKQQPQQQQYYQDEGEDDDLEDIPPQKPPMLPKNKPRLVIDPVDT, encoded by the exons TGTTAATAGCGGTCGGCGCCATCACCGTACAGGCACCACAAAAAGTAGTCGAAGCAGCGAGAGGAAAAAGTGCCAAACTGCAATGTCAGTACCAAACCACGGTCACGGACTTCAGCGGAAGCAGCATATGGTGGAAGAAGCTTCCCGAAGAG actgtAGCGCTTGCCTTCCTGGGAAGCAGAAACCAAAGCGACGAACAGTATAAGGATAGGGTGTCGTTTACCGGCAGCTTCAAAACAAATGACGCCTCGATTGTCATCGATCAGCTCAGGATGGACGATAACGGGACCTATCAGTGTGAAGTCCAAATTCCCGACGATTTCAAAGGAACCCGTTCTGTCAAAATGGACCTTGTCGTCTTGG TGGCTCCATCAAAACCAGTTTGTGGAATTGAGGGGACGACAGAATACGGCCAGACCATAAAACTGACATGTAACTCAGAAGAGGGGTCTCCGATTCCTAGCTACTCATGGAAGAGCTACACCCCACAAGATGTGGAACGGGCACTACCGCAGACTGCAGTAATAG AAAAAGGAGAACTCACCTTGAAGAACATTTCGATGGAGTCTTCGGGATTCTTCCTCTGCACGTCCACCAATAAAATCGGAACGGACTTCTGTAATATCACCCTGGCCGTGACAGCAC CGTCCATGAACATAGCCTTGTATGCTGGAGTAATTGGGGGCAGCCTACTCGGAATCATAGCCATCGGTGTCATCGCCTACTGCTGCTGCTGCCGGGACCGCGACGACAAAGAGGATTATGAGATGGG GGAcagagaagaggaagaagaggaggaacctGAGCAGCAGCCGCAACAGAAGAAGCAAATGCAGAAGCAGCAGCCGCAGCAACAACAGTACTATCAGGACGAAGGCGAGGATGACGATTTGGAGGACATCCCACCGCAGAAACCTCCAATGCTGCCAAAAAATAAACCGCGCCTGGTCATTGATCCTGTAGACACCTAA
- the GPA33 gene encoding cell surface A33 antigen isoform X2, with protein sequence MLIAVGAITVQAPQKVVEAARGKSAKLQCQYQTTVTDFSGSSIWWKKLPEETVALAFLGSRNQSDEQYKDRVSFTGSFKTNDASIVIDQLRMDDNGTYQCEVQIPDDFKGTRSVKMDLVVLVAPSKPVCGIEGTTEYGQTIKLTCNSEEGSPIPSYSWKSYTPQDVERALPQTAVIEKGELTLKNISMESSGFFLCTSTNKIGTDFCNITLAVTAPSMNIALYAGVIGGSLLGIIAIGVIAYCCCCRDRDDKEDYEMGDREEEEEEEPEQQPQQKKQMQKQQPQQQQYYQDEGEDDDLEDIPPQKPPMLPKNKPRLVIDPVDT encoded by the exons TGTTAATAGCGGTCGGCGCCATCACCGTACAGGCACCACAAAAAGTAGTCGAAGCAGCGAGAGGAAAAAGTGCCAAACTGCAATGTCAGTACCAAACCACGGTCACGGACTTCAGCGGAAGCAGCATATGGTGGAAGAAGCTTCCCGAAGAG actgtAGCGCTTGCCTTCCTGGGAAGCAGAAACCAAAGCGACGAACAGTATAAGGATAGGGTGTCGTTTACCGGCAGCTTCAAAACAAATGACGCCTCGATTGTCATCGATCAGCTCAGGATGGACGATAACGGGACCTATCAGTGTGAAGTCCAAATTCCCGACGATTTCAAAGGAACCCGTTCTGTCAAAATGGACCTTGTCGTCTTGG TGGCTCCATCAAAACCAGTTTGTGGAATTGAGGGGACGACAGAATACGGCCAGACCATAAAACTGACATGTAACTCAGAAGAGGGGTCTCCGATTCCTAGCTACTCATGGAAGAGCTACACCCCACAAGATGTGGAACGGGCACTACCGCAGACTGCAGTAATAG AAAAAGGAGAACTCACCTTGAAGAACATTTCGATGGAGTCTTCGGGATTCTTCCTCTGCACGTCCACCAATAAAATCGGAACGGACTTCTGTAATATCACCCTGGCCGTGACAGCAC CGTCCATGAACATAGCCTTGTATGCTGGAGTAATTGGGGGCAGCCTACTCGGAATCATAGCCATCGGTGTCATCGCCTACTGCTGCTGCTGCCGGGACCGCGACGACAAAGAGGATTATGAGATGGG GGAcagagaagaggaagaagaggaggaacctGAGCAGCAGCCGCAACAGAAGAAGCAAATGCAGAAGCAGCAGCCGCAGCAACAACAGTACTATCAGGACGAAGGCGAGGATGACGATTTGGAGGACATCCCACCGCAGAAACCTCCAATGCTGCCAAAAAATAAACCGCGCCTGGTCATTGATCCTGTAGACACCTAA